From one Agathobaculum sp. NTUH-O15-33 genomic stretch:
- a CDS encoding GNAT family N-acetyltransferase, which translates to MITYREQKDFTEAQLEALFLSVGWYSGKFPEKLRQAFSHSSRVLSAWDGDRLVGLIRGLDDGVWQATIDCLLVHPAYQGRRIASTLLRRLLAIYESFLYIDVVPDEKRNVGFYQKHGFHIMEEGTPLQLRGKGWE; encoded by the coding sequence ATGATAACATATCGGGAACAAAAGGATTTTACAGAGGCGCAGCTTGAAGCGCTGTTTCTATCCGTCGGCTGGTATTCCGGGAAGTTTCCCGAAAAGCTCCGGCAGGCATTTTCCCATTCCAGCCGCGTGCTTTCCGCTTGGGACGGCGACCGCTTGGTGGGCCTGATCCGCGGACTAGACGACGGCGTTTGGCAGGCCACCATCGACTGCCTGCTGGTGCATCCCGCCTATCAGGGGCGGCGCATCGCCTCCACGCTGCTCCGGCGGCTGCTTGCAATTTACGAGAGCTTCCTTTATATCGACGTTGTACCGGATGAAAAACGAAACGTCGGCTTTTATCAAAAGCACGGCTTTCACATCATGGAGGAAGGCACGCCCTTGCAGCTTCGCGGTAAGGGGTGGGAATGA
- a CDS encoding transglutaminase-like domain-containing protein has protein sequence MYTIKTRFAALGTAALLALSLTACGAKDTAGVAADEQTMQQVDLNELVDLPDEGAPLAATNPVLNGVLTPEASGAVTYGNDKVTIDASHTDQGYVMVQYATGESARIKVQITRSGGTTYTYNLDANGQYDVFPLSQGSGAYQVNVFRNVEGTRYAQEFGQSISVSLSDDLLPFLYPNQYVDFNDSSNVVSVAEQLSASAGNELDKVTAIYNYTVQNISYDYDLAKNAPSTYLPDVDAVLASKKGICFDYAAVMTSMLRSQGIPTKLIVGYTSRGEYHAWISTHISEVGWINNVISFDGTNWKLMDPTFASTGKSSQQIMEYINNPANYTEKYCY, from the coding sequence ATGTATACGATAAAAACCCGCTTTGCGGCGTTGGGTACGGCCGCTCTGCTTGCGCTTTCGCTCACGGCTTGCGGCGCGAAGGACACGGCCGGGGTCGCGGCGGATGAACAGACCATGCAGCAAGTAGACCTGAACGAGCTGGTCGACCTGCCGGACGAAGGCGCGCCGCTCGCCGCCACCAATCCGGTGCTGAACGGCGTACTGACACCCGAAGCCTCCGGCGCGGTCACCTATGGCAACGACAAAGTGACGATCGACGCTTCCCATACCGATCAGGGCTATGTGATGGTGCAGTATGCCACGGGCGAAAGCGCGCGCATCAAGGTGCAGATCACCCGCTCCGGCGGCACGACCTATACCTATAACCTCGATGCAAACGGGCAGTACGATGTTTTTCCGCTTTCACAGGGCAGCGGCGCTTATCAGGTGAACGTGTTCCGCAATGTTGAAGGCACCCGTTACGCGCAGGAATTCGGCCAGTCTATCAGCGTTTCGCTGTCGGACGACCTGCTCCCCTTCCTCTATCCCAACCAGTATGTTGATTTTAACGATTCGAGCAATGTCGTTTCTGTCGCGGAACAGCTTTCGGCGTCCGCCGGAAACGAGCTTGACAAGGTCACGGCGATCTATAACTATACCGTGCAGAACATCAGCTACGATTACGATCTGGCGAAGAACGCGCCTTCGACCTACCTGCCCGATGTGGATGCGGTGCTTGCCTCGAAAAAGGGCATTTGCTTCGATTACGCGGCGGTCATGACCTCGATGCTGCGTTCGCAGGGCATCCCAACCAAGCTGATCGTCGGTTATACCAGCCGGGGTGAATACCATGCGTGGATCTCCACCCATATCAGCGAAGTGGGCTGGATTAATAATGTCATTTCGTTTGACGGAACGAACTGGAAGCTGATGGACCCCACCTTTGCCTCCACCGGTAAGTCCAGCCAGCAGATCATGGAGTATATTAACAACCCGGCAAACTATACGGAGAAATACTGCTACTGA
- a CDS encoding tRNA threonylcarbamoyladenosine dehydratase, translating to MRNEFSRAELLLGAEGLKKLAGAHVAVFGIGGVGSFAAEAVARAGVGEITLIDSDEVSLTNRNRQLIALCSTTGRPKVEVMRERILDINPNAAVHALNIFFTPESALDLSQFDYVIDAIDTVSAKLHLIVACDRLGVPLICSMGTGNKLDPTRFEVADIYKTSVCPLARVIRQECKKRRVKRLKVVYSTEQPRTPLPSDEQKGTAGRPVPGSVSFVPPVAGMILAGEAIRDITGIR from the coding sequence ATGCGAAACGAATTTTCCCGCGCCGAGCTGCTGCTCGGCGCGGAGGGATTGAAAAAGCTTGCGGGCGCGCATGTCGCGGTGTTCGGCATCGGGGGCGTGGGCTCCTTTGCGGCCGAAGCGGTCGCCCGCGCGGGCGTGGGCGAGATTACGCTGATCGACAGCGACGAGGTATCTCTCACTAACCGTAACCGGCAGTTGATCGCGCTTTGCTCCACCACGGGCCGCCCCAAGGTCGAAGTGATGCGCGAACGTATATTGGACATCAATCCGAACGCCGCCGTACATGCGCTGAACATTTTCTTTACGCCCGAAAGCGCGCTAGACCTTTCGCAGTTCGATTATGTGATCGACGCGATCGACACGGTTTCCGCCAAACTGCACTTGATCGTCGCGTGCGACCGGCTGGGCGTGCCGCTCATCTGTTCCATGGGCACGGGCAATAAGCTCGACCCAACGCGCTTCGAGGTCGCGGATATTTACAAGACCTCGGTGTGCCCGCTCGCGCGCGTCATCCGGCAGGAATGTAAGAAACGCCGCGTCAAGCGCCTCAAGGTAGTCTATTCCACCGAGCAGCCGCGCACGCCCCTGCCCTCGGATGAGCAAAAGGGTACCGCCGGTCGGCCGGTGCCGGGCAGCGTGTCGTTCGTACCCCCGGTCGCGGGCATGATCCTTGCCGGGGAAGCCATCCGAGATATAACCGGAATCCGCTGA